The Polypterus senegalus isolate Bchr_013 chromosome 1, ASM1683550v1, whole genome shotgun sequence genome includes a window with the following:
- the nadkb gene encoding NAD kinase b isoform X2 — translation MSLGQRMKTILKLLQLQESRHIQDPASQRLTWTKPPMNILVIKKVRDESLLEPFKQLCTFLIEEKHLMVYVERKVVEDAILLQDEMFGKIRNQLCTFKEGYDDISKCIDLIICLGGDGTLLYASSLFQDSVPPVMAFHLGSLGFLTPFTFESYKTEINKVFEGNAAIVLRSRLKVKITKDLSHLQESASTYPMEEDGLLSQSHVNSDVGKVDLNLQVLNEVVVDRGPSPFLSNVDLYLDDRLITTVQGDGVIVSTPTGSTAYAAAAGASMIHPNVPAIMVTPICPHSLSFRPIVVPAGVELKVMLSPDARNTAWVSFDGRKRQEIHQGDCIKITTSCYSVPSICCHDLVYDWFESLAECLHWNVRKKQTRMSEEID, via the exons GCACATTCAAGATCCAGCAAGCCAAAGGCTCACCTGGACCAAGCCGCCTATGAATATCCTGGTCATTAAAAAAGTTCGAGATGAAAGTCTGCTGGAACCATTCAAACAGCTTTGCACATTTTTAATAGAG GAGAAACATCTTATGGTGTATGTTGAACGGAAAGTAGTGGAggatgccatacttttacaggaTGAGATGTTTGGAAAAATACGAAACCAGTTATGTACCTTCAAAGAAG GTTATGATGACATCTCTAAATGTATTGACCTGATCATTTGCCTTGGTGGAGATGGAACCCTGTTGTATGCATCCTCTTTATTTCAG GACAGTGTGCCTCCAGTCATGGCTTTCCATCTTGGTTCTCTTGGGTTTTTGACACCATTTACATTTGAGTCTTACAAAACTGAGATAAACAAGGTTTTTGAAG GTAATGCAGCAATAGTTCTACGTAGCCGTCTGAAAGTGAAGATTACCAAGGATTTGAGCCACTTGCAGGAGAGTGCAAGTACATATCCAATGGAAGAAGATGGACTTTTATCTCAAAGCCATGTGAACAGCGATGTTGGAAAAGTGGACCTAAACTTGCAG GTGCTGAATGAGGTGGTTGTTGACAGAGGGCCATCACCATTTCTCTCCAATGTAGATTTGTATCTGGATGATCGTCTGATCACAACAGTCCAGGGTGATG GGGTGATTGTGTCAACTCCAACTGGAAGCACAGCATACGCTGCTGCCGCAGGAGCCTCTATGATCCACCCTAACGTACCTGCCATCATGGTCACTCCAATCTGTCCACACTCACTCTCATTCCGACCTATTGTGGTGCCAGCAGGAGTGGAGCTAAAG GTGATGCTGTCTCCTGATGCTCGGAACACAGCCTGGGTGTCTTTTGACGGCAGAAAGAGACAAGAAATCCATCAAGGTGACTG CATTAAGATCACAACATCCTGCTACTCTGTGCCTTCCATCTGCTGCCATGACCTGGTGTACGACTGGTTTGAAAGTCTGGCAGAGTGTCTGCACTGGAATGTTCGCAAGAAGCAGACCAGAATGTCTGAGGAGATTGACTGA